The following proteins are encoded in a genomic region of Zea mays cultivar B73 chromosome 9, Zm-B73-REFERENCE-NAM-5.0, whole genome shotgun sequence:
- the LOC109942375 gene encoding auxin efflux carrier component 2, with protein sequence MITGRDIYDVLAAIVPLYVAMFLAYGSVRWWAIFTPDQCSGINRFVAVFAVPLLSFHFISSCDPYAMQYRFLAADSLQKLVILAALAVWHNVLSRYRRGAAASSLDWTITLFSLSTLPNTLVMGIPLLRAMYGDFSGNLMVQIVVLQSVIWYTLMLFLFEYRGAKALISEQFPPDVGASIASFRVDSDVVSLNGREALQADAEVGSDGRVHVVIRRSASASTTGGGHGAARSGAGYRPYGPSSAMTPRASNLTGVEIYSLQTSREPTPRGSSFNQSDFYAMFNGSKMASPLAQPGAARAPGLDEQVANKFASGKGGDAAAYPAPNPGMMPPPRKKELGGSNSNSNKELHMFVWSSSASPVSEANLRNAVNHAASTDFAAAPPPSMPVDGATPKGVSGTVTPAKKPDPAANGGDLEIEDGLKSPATGLAAKFPVSGSPYVAPRKKGADAPGLEEAAHPMPPASVMTRLILIMVWRKLIRNPNTYSSLIGLVWSLVSFRFNIQMPSIIKGSISILSDAGLGMAMFSLGLFMALQPKLISCGKRVATFAMAVRFLTGPAVIAATSIAIGLRGVLLHVAIVQAALPQGIVPFVFAKEYNCHPQILSTAVIFGMLIALPITILYYILLGI encoded by the exons atgATCACCGGGCGGGACATCTACGACGTTCTTGCGGCGATCGTGCCGCTGTACGTGGCCATGTTCCTGGCGTACGGGTCGGTGCGGTGGTGGGCCATCTTCACCCCGGACCAGTGCTCCGGCATCAACCGCTTCGTGGCCGTCTTCGCCGTGCCGCTGCTCTCCTTCCACTTCATCTCCAGCTGCGACCCCTACGCGATGCAGTACCGGTTCCTGGCGGCCGACTCGCTGCAGAAGCTGGTCATCCTGGCGGCGCTGGCCGTGTGGCACAACGTGCTCTCCCGCTACCGCAGGGGCGCGGCGGCGTCGTCGCTGGACTGGACCATCACGCTCTTCTCGCTGTCCACGCTGCCCAACACGCTGGTGATGGGCATCCCGCTGCTCCGCGCCATGTACGGCGACTTCTCGGGCAACCTCATGGTGCAGATCGTGGTGCTGCAGAGCGTCATCTGGTACACGCTCATGCTCTTCCTCTTCGAGTACCGCGGCGCCAAGGCGCTCATCTCCGAGCAGTTCCCGCCCGACGTCGGCGCCAGCATCGCCTCCTTCAGGGTCGACTCCGACGTCGTCTCCCTCAACGGCCGCGAGGCGCTGCAGGCGGACGCCGAGGTCGGCAGCGACGGCCGCGTCCACGTCGTCATCCGCCGCTCCGCCTCCGCGTCCACCACGGGCGGCGGCCACGGCGCCGCGCGCTCCGGCGCCGGGTACCGCCCCTACGGCCCGTCCTCGGCCATGACCCCGCGCGCCTCCAACCTCACCGGCGTCGAGATCTACTCGCTGCAGACCTCGCGGGAGCCCACGCCCCGCGGCTCCAGCTTCAACCAGTCCGACTTCTACGCCATGTTCAACGGGAGCAAGATGGCCAGCCCGCTGGCGCAGCCCGGCGCCGCACGCGCGCCGGGGCTCGACGAGCAGGTGGCCAACAAGTTCGCGTCTGGGAAGGGTGGCGACGCCGCGGCGTACCCCGCGCCCAACCCCGGCATGATGCCACCGCCACG GAAGAAGGAGCTGGGCGGCTCCAACTCCAACTCCAACAAGGAGCTGCACATGTTCGTATGGAGCTCCAGCGCGTCGCCCGTGTCGGAGGCCAACCTCCGCAACGCCGTCAACCACGCCGCCTCCACCGACTTCGCCGCCGCGCCACCACCGTCGATGCCGGTCGACGGCGCCACCCCAAAAG GCGTGAGTGGGACTGTCACGCCGGCCAAGAAGCCGGACCCCGCGGCCAACGGCGGGGACCTGGAGATCGAGGACGGCCTCAAGAGCCCCGCGACGGGGCTGGCCGCCAAGTTCCCCGTGTCGGGCTCGCCGTACGTGGCCCCGCGCAAGAAGGGCGCCGACGCGCCGGGGCTGGAGGAGGCCGCGCACCCGATGCCGCCGGCGAGCGTGATGACGCGCCTCATCCTCATCATGGTGTGGAGGAAGCTGATCAGGAACCCCAACACCTACTCCAGCCTCATCGGCCTCGTCTGGTCCCTCGTCTCGTTCAG GTTTAACATCCAGATGCCCTCGATTATAAAGGGATCGATATCTATATTATCCGACGCAGGGCTAGGCATGGCCATGTTCAGCTTAG GTCTGTTCATGGCTCTGCAACCGAAGCTCATCTCCTGCGGTAAGAGGGTGGCGACGTTCGCCATGGCCGTGAGGTTTTTGACCGGCCCGGCCGTGATCGCCGCCACCTCCATCGCCATTGGGCTCCGGGGAGTGCTCCTGCACGTCGCCATCGTTCAG GCTGCACTTCCACAAGGCATCGTCCCCTTCGTGTTTGCCAAGGAGTACAACTGCCATCCTCAAATACTTAGCACAGC GGTTATATTCGGGATGCTGATCGCGCTTCCGATCACGATACTCTACTACATTCTTCTTGGAATTTAG